The sequence TGGCTTTCTTGCTAAGTTGATCTCTCAATACatccatcttcctcagccgcgcCAATCGTTCGGTTTCAATGTTCTTGAACTTGGATGATGCATTTTGCGGCAAATCCCATTGGAAAGTCGGGCCCCTCTCCGAGCCCATCAAGTTCTTCTGCATGGGGTGAAAATCTTCGGAGTCGAGCGAGGCTCCTCTTCTCGTATCAAAGCTCTGCACACTAGCGGAATAATAGTCCTCATGAGAGGATTGCACGGAGAGGTTCCTCTTTTCATATTTCAAAGCATCTCCTTCCTTTTCGTTATTACTATTATTAGCGACAAACGCCCTTTGTCTAAAAGTTCGCCTCGACTTGGAGAGATAACCCTCGCGGGTATTACGACTGCTGCTCCCATCTTCAGAAGAAAAGATGCTTTCATTGTAAGTGCTCGAGCTTCTACTAGCAGCAGATTTCACGCTCTCATCATCGCGATTGTCATGCATTCTATTAACGATATCCTCGTCAGAACCAACACTACGATCGCTGGTCGATTTGTGATTGCTTGGCGGTCGCCGAGAGGATTTAAGAGAATCATCTCGAAAGTCCTTATCTGATCGGCGGTCCGCTTCGGCATCGCCACTCATCTTTTCGTATTTCGAAGCAGCCCTTTCATCTTCTATTTTATCACTAGCAACCGACGACGCCTTTTGTCGAAAAGTACGTCTCGATTTCAAGTGGTGTTTACTATGGGTGTGATTACTGGATCCGTCTTCAGAAGAAGAGAGACTTCCATCGTAAGCATTTGAGCTTCGAGTTGCAGCAGATCGTATGCTCTCATCAAGGCCATCACTACAAGCTCTATCACCAACATCCTCGTCAAATTCATCGGCCGATTTCATGTCGCTGTGACGTTTCCCACGGTGTCTTATAGACCCCTCCTCTTCTTTAATCAAAGAGCATCGCGAACTTGGTCGAGAGTGCTCACCTTGCTCGCCAGAGCCTCTCTCTTCAATTACATTCCCACCCAGTTTCGAGGATTCGCCACCTACTTTATCAACAATATCATCATTTGCGGCTATGCTACGATTGACGTAGTGAGTTGATTCTTCTAATTCATCGGTCAATTTAACACTTCCCATTTCTTCAACCAAAGAGCGATGAGAATCATCTCGAGCGTCTCGACTACTATTGAAACCAAGTTCGTTGGGGCCGGAACCTCTTTCTACAACTCCACCATGTTTCGAAGTTTCTCCCTCGTCATGAAGATCATAGTCGTTCTTCAAATTAGGAGAGCTGTTTTCTAGTGCGATTTTCTCTTCCTCACGTTCGACCTTCGAGAATTGTTGATTTGAGGTAAAAGGTTCCATTCGTTCTGCCGACGAGACTGATACGGCTTCTGCGGAAATATTTCTTGAGTGCTTCAAGGGATGATCGGTTTCGGCTGATGCCGAATTGGAATTTTCCCCTCCGACATTTTGATTCTTTGCTGCGAAGTAGAGAGTAATCATGAGAATGATCTTttaacaacaaaagaaaagagataaacTGAGTAAGTATTATTATACCCCGAAGAACCGCATCACATCCGCCACATTTATACACAGGAATGTTAGGATATTCGACAAGAATCTGGAGGCATTTCGGGCATCTCACGAACCGTATTTTAGTCGACAGGCTCGCCATTGTTGTTTCGGTACCTCAACTACGCAAATCGAATATCTAAGCAGAAGCAAAATGGAGTCGATATTACCTTCCGACGACAACGGCAGCGACCAATCTTTAACCCCTTTCTTCACcttttacaaaaattttgaatccaATTCTTGCTTCCTACATGATGAGAATTACAAATTACGCACTTCTTACGCTTTAAATCGCTAAGATGCCTCATCTAGTTATAGTTTACCGACTAACCATAAACTTAtatagagt is a genomic window of Ananas comosus cultivar F153 linkage group 13, ASM154086v1, whole genome shotgun sequence containing:
- the LOC109719458 gene encoding uncharacterized protein LOC109719458 isoform X2 encodes the protein MEPFTSNQQFSKVEREEEKIALENSSPNLKNDYDLHDEGETSKHGGVVERGSGPNELGFNSSRDARDDSHRSLVEEMGSVKLTDELEESTHYVNRSIAANDDIVDKVGGESSKLGGNVIEERGSGEQGEHSRPSSRCSLIKEEEGSIRHRGKRHSDMKSADEFDEDVGDRACSDGLDESIRSAATRSSNAYDGSLSSSEDGSSNHTHSKHHLKSRRTFRQKASSVASDKIEDERAASKYEKMSGDAEADRRSDKDFRDDSLKSSRRPPSNHKSTSDRSVGSDEDIVNRMHDNRDDESVKSAASRSSSTYNESIFSSEDGSSSRNTREGYLSKSRRTFRQRAFVANNSNNEKEGDALKYEKRNLSVQSSHEDYYSASVQSFDTRRGASLDSEDFHPMQKNLMGSERGPTFQWDLPQNASSKFKNIETERLARLRKMDVLRDQLSKKAIQREDHQKYHHRDGMNYSGSNHQQRQCFSPNSVSCTHGTYYEQNIRTSNLQIPYNQIPFTPQFSCSCCHFEDNRTSVRDSSSKSSISITSPSVFDSESQKSSSKEKRPAVKNHCRPIEGGAPFVVCYICFNLLHMPTDFLISRKRLNKLRCGSCSEVLKLPFPARAFIGTQTPVEEAAHPQSKFDETIEAEAEAGASNSGDHPRGKNPVSISKEYQISFARSYAEERVGENESGSPLHRLMGYTSASELLYQSRNFDDGYESFESMIPNSYRVSRRAMLENWTEAQGNEYST
- the LOC109719458 gene encoding uncharacterized protein LOC109719458 isoform X1, which produces MASLSTKIRFVRCPKCLQILVEYPNIPVYKCGGCDAVLRAKNQNVGGENSNSASAETDHPLKHSRNISAEAVSVSSAERMEPFTSNQQFSKVEREEEKIALENSSPNLKNDYDLHDEGETSKHGGVVERGSGPNELGFNSSRDARDDSHRSLVEEMGSVKLTDELEESTHYVNRSIAANDDIVDKVGGESSKLGGNVIEERGSGEQGEHSRPSSRCSLIKEEEGSIRHRGKRHSDMKSADEFDEDVGDRACSDGLDESIRSAATRSSNAYDGSLSSSEDGSSNHTHSKHHLKSRRTFRQKASSVASDKIEDERAASKYEKMSGDAEADRRSDKDFRDDSLKSSRRPPSNHKSTSDRSVGSDEDIVNRMHDNRDDESVKSAASRSSSTYNESIFSSEDGSSSRNTREGYLSKSRRTFRQRAFVANNSNNEKEGDALKYEKRNLSVQSSHEDYYSASVQSFDTRRGASLDSEDFHPMQKNLMGSERGPTFQWDLPQNASSKFKNIETERLARLRKMDVLRDQLSKKAIQREDHQKYHHRDGMNYSGSNHQQRQCFSPNSVSCTHGTYYEQNIRTSNLQIPYNQIPFTPQFSCSCCHFEDNRTSVRDSSSKSSISITSPSVFDSESQKSSSKEKRPAVKNHCRPIEGGAPFVVCYICFNLLHMPTDFLISRKRLNKLRCGSCSEVLKLPFPARAFIGTQTPVEEAAHPQSKFDETIEAEAEAGASNSGDHPRGKNPVSISKEYQISFARSYAEERVGENESGSPLHRLMGYTSASELLYQSRNFDDGYESFESMIPNSYRVSRRAMLENWTEAQGNEYST